The following are encoded together in the Pseudomonas maumuensis genome:
- a CDS encoding microcin C ABC transporter permease YejB translates to MLAYILRRLLLIIPTLFGILIINFIIVQAAPGGPVEQMIAKLEGFEGATSRIAGGGAEVSVAGSNYRGAQGLDPALIAEIERMYGFDKSAPERLWIMVKNYAQLDFGNSFFRDAKVIDLIAEKMPVSISLGLWSTLIMYLVSIPLGIAKAVRHGSHFDVWTSSAIIVGYAIPAFLFAILLIVLFAGGSYFDWFPLRGLTSNNFDELSTTGKVLDYFWHLVLPITALVIGNFATMTLLTKNSFLDEINKQYVVTAKAKGLSRTRVLYGHVFRNAMLLVIAGFPSAFIGIFFTGSLLIEVIFSLDGLGLMSFEAAINRDYPVVFGTLFIFTLLGLVVKLIGDLTYTLVDPRIDFASREH, encoded by the coding sequence ATGCTGGCCTATATCCTGCGGCGCCTGCTGCTGATCATCCCCACCCTGTTCGGCATCCTCATCATCAACTTCATCATCGTCCAGGCCGCCCCCGGCGGCCCGGTGGAGCAGATGATCGCCAAGCTCGAAGGCTTCGAAGGCGCCACCAGCCGCATCGCCGGCGGCGGCGCCGAAGTCTCGGTGGCCGGCTCCAACTACCGTGGCGCGCAAGGCCTGGACCCGGCGCTGATCGCCGAGATCGAGCGCATGTACGGCTTCGACAAGTCCGCGCCCGAGCGGCTGTGGATCATGGTCAAGAACTATGCCCAGCTGGACTTCGGAAACAGTTTCTTCCGCGACGCCAAGGTCATCGACCTGATCGCCGAGAAGATGCCCGTGTCCATCTCGCTGGGGCTGTGGAGCACGCTGATCATGTACCTGGTGTCGATCCCGCTGGGGATCGCCAAGGCGGTGCGCCACGGCAGCCACTTCGACGTGTGGACCAGCTCGGCGATCATCGTCGGCTACGCCATCCCGGCGTTCCTGTTCGCCATCCTGCTGATCGTGCTGTTCGCCGGCGGCAGCTACTTCGACTGGTTCCCGCTGCGCGGGCTCACCTCCAACAACTTCGACGAACTCAGCACCACCGGCAAGGTCCTCGACTACTTCTGGCACCTGGTGCTGCCCATCACCGCCCTGGTGATCGGCAACTTCGCCACCATGACCCTGCTGACCAAGAACAGCTTCCTCGACGAGATCAACAAGCAGTACGTGGTCACCGCCAAGGCCAAGGGCCTGAGCCGCACCCGCGTGCTCTACGGCCATGTGTTCCGCAACGCCATGCTGCTGGTGATCGCCGGCTTCCCCTCGGCGTTCATCGGCATCTTCTTCACCGGCTCCCTGCTGATCGAGGTGATCTTCAGCCTCGACGGCCTGGGCCTGATGAGTTTCGAAGCGGCGATCAACCGCGACTACCCGGTGGTGTTCGGCACCTTGTTCATCTTCACCCTGCTGGGTCTTGTGGTGAAGCTGATCGGCGACCTCACCTACACCCTGGTCGATCCGCGCATCGACTTCGCCAGCCGGGAGCACTGA
- the gloB gene encoding hydroxyacylglutathione hydrolase → MIQIDALPAFNDNYIWLLQDTANRRCAVVDPGDAGPVRAWLEQHPDWALEAILVTHHHHDHVGGVEALKQATGAQVYGPASERIPGRDIALEDGACIEVLGLAFEVLAMPGHTLGHIAYYTAQSPTPLLFSGDTLFAAGCGRLFEGTPEQMHHSLQRLAALPAATEVYCAHEYTLSNLRFARAVEPDNEHVRQRFEDVTRLRADNRITLPSNIGLERLTNPFLRTAETFVKQKADEWKGHSNPTQATVFAALRSWKDVF, encoded by the coding sequence ATGATACAGATCGATGCCCTACCCGCTTTCAACGACAACTACATCTGGTTGTTACAGGATACTGCCAATCGCCGCTGCGCAGTGGTCGACCCCGGTGACGCCGGGCCGGTGCGCGCATGGCTGGAGCAGCACCCGGACTGGGCATTGGAGGCAATCCTCGTCACCCACCACCACCATGACCATGTCGGCGGCGTCGAAGCCTTGAAACAGGCCACCGGCGCCCAGGTGTACGGCCCGGCCAGCGAACGTATTCCGGGCCGCGATATCGCCCTGGAAGACGGTGCATGCATCGAGGTACTGGGCCTGGCCTTCGAGGTCCTGGCCATGCCCGGCCACACCCTGGGGCACATCGCCTATTACACTGCGCAATCGCCCACACCGCTACTGTTCAGTGGCGACACCCTGTTCGCCGCCGGCTGCGGCCGCTTGTTCGAAGGCACGCCTGAGCAGATGCACCACTCGCTGCAACGCCTGGCGGCGCTGCCTGCCGCGACCGAAGTGTACTGCGCCCACGAATACACCCTGAGCAACCTGCGCTTCGCCCGTGCCGTGGAACCCGACAACGAACACGTTCGCCAACGGTTCGAGGACGTTACCCGGTTGCGCGCCGACAATCGCATCACCTTGCCTTCCAACATCGGTTTGGAGCGCCTGACCAATCCGTTTTTGCGCACCGCTGAAACATTCGTTAAACAAAAAGCAGACGAATGGAAGGGACATTCCAACCCCACCCAAGCCACTGTTTTTGCTGCCTTGAGGTCTTGGAAGGACGTGTTCTGA
- a CDS encoding extracellular solute-binding protein: protein MIRPLLLSLSLALSFPAVAMVSESHGYAQFGTLKYPASFTHFDWVNPQAPKGGTLRAMAFGTFDTLNPYTFKGSSPVTTPNFLQYGINELNEPLMVGTGMYDPSGDEPTSSYGLIARSVEYSEDRSWVVFNLRPEARFHDGVPITAQDVAFSYRTLLKDGHPIYRTNLQEVARVDILGPLRIRFVFKRAGNPLLILRLGEMPVLPKHYWAKRDFKATTFEPPLGSGPYRISEVQPGRRLVFERVKDYWGKDLAVNRGKYNFKRVEYEFYRDATVAFEAFKAGEFDIYIEHQAKNWANGYNFPAVRRGEVIKAQIPHKIPTQTQGLFMNSRRAAFSDPRVRQALGLMLDFEWTNRALFSSAYRRSTSYYPNSDFTASGLPTGKEWLLLKPFRDQLPDKLFTEPYQVSHTDGSGISRPALRQALALLAQAGWKLNGQRLVDSTGQPFRLELLLVNPNLERILQPYVENLASIGIDARLRTVDRAQYKQRLDQFDFDMILMTLNQTLSPGLEQWLYFHSSQAATKGSKNYAGVKDPVVDHLLDTLLAARSRDDQIAAARALDRVLSWQYYMIPNWYLDNHRLAYRNRFAFVTTPPYTLGLNSWWIKKTSEKAK, encoded by the coding sequence TTGATACGTCCCCTCCTGCTGTCACTCAGCCTGGCCTTGAGCTTCCCCGCCGTCGCGATGGTGAGCGAAAGCCACGGATACGCACAGTTCGGCACGCTCAAGTACCCGGCCAGCTTCACCCACTTCGACTGGGTCAACCCGCAAGCCCCTAAAGGCGGCACGTTGCGGGCCATGGCCTTCGGCACCTTCGACACGCTCAACCCCTACACCTTCAAGGGCTCGAGCCCGGTCACCACGCCCAACTTCCTGCAGTACGGCATCAACGAGCTCAACGAGCCGCTGATGGTCGGCACCGGCATGTACGACCCCTCGGGCGACGAGCCCACCTCCAGCTATGGCCTGATCGCCCGCTCAGTCGAGTACAGCGAGGACCGCAGCTGGGTGGTGTTCAACCTGCGCCCCGAGGCGCGCTTCCACGATGGCGTGCCGATCACCGCGCAGGACGTGGCGTTTTCCTACCGCACCCTGCTCAAGGACGGCCACCCGATCTACCGCACCAACCTGCAGGAAGTGGCCCGGGTCGATATCCTCGGGCCGCTGCGCATCCGCTTCGTGTTCAAACGCGCCGGCAACCCGCTGCTGATCCTGCGCCTGGGCGAGATGCCGGTGCTGCCCAAGCACTACTGGGCCAAGCGCGACTTCAAGGCCACCACCTTCGAACCGCCGCTGGGCAGCGGCCCCTACCGCATCAGCGAAGTGCAACCCGGTCGCCGGCTGGTGTTCGAACGGGTGAAGGACTACTGGGGCAAGGACCTGGCGGTTAACCGCGGCAAGTACAACTTCAAGCGCGTCGAATACGAGTTCTACCGCGACGCCACCGTGGCCTTCGAGGCGTTCAAGGCCGGTGAATTCGACATCTACATCGAGCACCAGGCGAAGAACTGGGCCAACGGCTACAACTTCCCCGCCGTGCGCCGTGGCGAAGTGATCAAGGCGCAGATCCCGCACAAGATCCCCACCCAGACCCAAGGCCTGTTCATGAACAGCCGCCGCGCCGCGTTCAGCGACCCACGGGTGCGCCAGGCGCTGGGCCTGATGCTCGACTTCGAGTGGACCAACCGCGCCCTGTTCAGCAGCGCCTACCGCCGCTCGACCAGCTACTACCCCAACAGCGACTTCACCGCCAGCGGCCTGCCCACCGGCAAGGAATGGCTGTTGCTCAAGCCATTCCGCGACCAGCTGCCGGACAAGCTGTTCACCGAGCCCTACCAGGTCAGCCACACCGACGGCAGCGGCATCAGCCGCCCGGCCCTGCGCCAGGCCCTGGCATTGCTCGCCCAGGCCGGCTGGAAGCTCAACGGCCAGCGCCTGGTGGACAGCACAGGCCAACCGTTCAGGCTGGAGTTGCTGCTGGTGAACCCCAACCTCGAACGCATCCTGCAACCTTATGTCGAAAATCTGGCCAGCATCGGCATCGATGCGCGCTTGCGCACCGTGGACCGGGCCCAGTACAAACAACGGCTCGACCAGTTCGATTTCGACATGATCCTGATGACCCTGAACCAGACCCTGAGCCCGGGCCTCGAGCAGTGGCTGTATTTCCACTCAAGCCAGGCCGCCACCAAGGGCAGCAAGAACTATGCTGGCGTGAAGGACCCGGTGGTCGACCACCTGCTCGACACCTTGCTCGCCGCCCGCAGCCGCGATGACCAGATCGCCGCCGCGCGCGCCCTGGACCGCGTGCTCTCATGGCAGTACTACATGATCCCCAACTGGTACCTCGACAATCACCGCCTGGCCTACCGCAACCGGTTCGCCTTCGTCACCACTCCGCCCTACACCCTCGGGCTGAACAGCTGGTGGATCAAGAAGACTTCGGAGAAAGCCAAATGA
- a CDS encoding extracellular solute-binding protein — protein sequence MTPTLRRLAASLLLTCLTLPAVAAPQHALTLYDEAPKYPANFKHFEYVNPDAPKGGTFRQSSFGGFDSLNPFINKGVPADNVGAIYDTLMRQSLDEPFTEYGLVAGKIEKAPDNSWVRFYLRPEARFHDGHPMRAEDVVFTFNALIKDGAPLYRQYYGDVAEVVAEAPLKVLFKFKHNNNRELPLILGQLPVLPKHWYQGRDFDRGNLEIPLGSGPYKVAEVKAGRSIRYERVKDYWAKDLPINRGFYNFDVMTFDSYRDNTVALEALKAGQFDYGLEVSAKNWATAYDVPAVRDGRLIKEELPNGTPVGMQGFIFNLRKPMFQDIRVRHAISLLLDFEWTNKQLFNGAYTRTGSYFENSEMAASGLPSPAELKILEPLRGKVPDEVFNGAFHNPVTDGSGMIRDQQRQAYKLLQEAGWKVVDDKMVDKDGKPMTIEFLLAQTQFERVLLPFKRNLADLGINLEIRRVDVSQYITRLRSRDYDMIVGGFAQSNSPGNEQREYWNSAAADNPGSRNFIGLRDPGIDQLVEQLINADSRQSLIEHCRALDRVLQWGYYVIPNWHIKTWRVAYWNHIGHPAVSPKYDIGIDTWWIKPDVTPAVSEAAAPDEAN from the coding sequence ATGACGCCGACCCTGCGCCGCCTGGCCGCCAGCCTGCTGCTGACCTGCCTCACGCTCCCGGCCGTGGCCGCCCCGCAACACGCCCTGACCCTGTACGACGAGGCACCGAAATACCCGGCCAACTTCAAGCACTTCGAGTACGTCAACCCCGACGCACCGAAGGGCGGCACCTTCCGCCAGTCCAGCTTCGGCGGCTTCGACAGCCTCAACCCGTTCATCAACAAGGGCGTACCCGCCGACAACGTCGGCGCAATCTACGACACCCTGATGCGCCAGAGCCTGGACGAACCCTTCACCGAGTACGGCCTGGTGGCCGGCAAGATCGAAAAGGCCCCCGACAACAGCTGGGTGCGCTTCTACCTGCGCCCCGAGGCACGCTTCCACGACGGCCACCCGATGCGCGCCGAGGACGTGGTGTTCACCTTCAATGCCCTGATCAAGGATGGTGCGCCGCTGTACCGCCAGTACTACGGCGATGTCGCCGAAGTAGTCGCCGAAGCGCCGCTCAAGGTGCTGTTCAAGTTCAAGCACAACAACAACCGCGAGCTGCCGCTGATCCTCGGCCAGTTGCCTGTGCTGCCCAAGCACTGGTACCAAGGCCGCGACTTCGACCGCGGCAACCTGGAGATCCCGCTCGGCAGCGGCCCGTACAAGGTCGCCGAGGTGAAGGCCGGCCGCTCGATCCGCTACGAGCGGGTCAAGGACTACTGGGCCAAGGACCTGCCGATCAACCGCGGCTTCTACAATTTCGACGTGATGACCTTCGACTCCTACCGCGACAACACCGTCGCCCTAGAGGCGCTCAAGGCCGGCCAGTTCGACTACGGCCTGGAGGTGAGCGCGAAGAACTGGGCCACCGCCTACGACGTGCCCGCCGTGCGCGACGGCCGGCTGATCAAGGAAGAACTGCCCAACGGTACCCCGGTGGGCATGCAGGGCTTCATCTTCAACCTGCGCAAGCCGATGTTCCAGGACATCCGCGTGCGCCACGCCATCAGCCTGCTGCTGGACTTCGAGTGGACCAACAAGCAGCTGTTCAATGGCGCCTACACCCGCACCGGCAGCTACTTCGAGAACTCCGAAATGGCCGCCAGCGGCCTGCCCAGCCCCGCCGAGCTGAAGATCCTCGAGCCGCTGCGCGGCAAGGTGCCGGACGAAGTGTTCAACGGCGCCTTCCACAACCCGGTCACCGACGGCAGCGGCATGATCCGCGACCAGCAGCGCCAGGCCTACAAGCTGCTGCAGGAGGCCGGCTGGAAGGTCGTCGACGACAAGATGGTCGATAAAGACGGCAAGCCGATGACCATCGAGTTCCTGCTGGCCCAGACCCAGTTCGAGCGCGTGCTGCTGCCGTTCAAGCGCAACCTCGCGGACCTCGGCATCAACCTCGAGATCCGCCGCGTGGACGTTTCGCAGTACATCACCCGCCTGCGCTCGCGTGACTACGACATGATCGTCGGCGGCTTCGCGCAATCCAACTCGCCCGGCAACGAGCAACGCGAGTACTGGAACAGCGCCGCCGCCGACAACCCCGGCAGCCGCAACTTCATCGGCCTGCGCGACCCTGGCATCGACCAGCTGGTGGAGCAGTTGATCAACGCCGACTCACGGCAGAGCCTGATCGAGCACTGCCGCGCCCTGGACCGCGTGCTGCAATGGGGTTACTACGTGATCCCCAACTGGCACATCAAGACCTGGCGCGTGGCCTACTGGAACCATATCGGCCACCCCGCCGTATCGCCCAAGTACGACATCGGCATCGACACCTGGTGGATCAAGCCCGACGTCACGCCCGCGGTAAGCGAAGCCGCCGCACCGGATGAGGCCAACTGA
- a CDS encoding ABC transporter permease, with protein MALSPLNRRRFERFKANRRGWWSLWIFLVLFVLSLGAEFIANDKPIAVRYDGEWYFPAFKRYPETTFGGEFPLEANYKSPYIRELLAKKDAFVLWAPIPYSYQSINYDLKVPAPAPPSTDNLLGTDDQGRDVLARVIYGFRISVLFALTLTIASSIIGVIAGALQGFYGGWVDLAGQRFLEIWSGLPVLYLLIILASFVQPNFWWLLGIMLLFSWMSLVDVVRAEFLRGRNLEYVRAARALGMRNGPIMYRHILPNAMISTMTFMPFILTGAIGTLTALDFLGFGLPAGSPSLGELVAQGKSNLQAPWLGISAFAVLAVMLSLLVFIGESARDAFDPRK; from the coding sequence ATGGCCCTCTCCCCCCTCAATCGCCGGCGCTTCGAGCGCTTCAAGGCCAACCGCCGCGGCTGGTGGTCGCTGTGGATCTTCCTGGTGCTGTTCGTGCTCAGCCTGGGCGCCGAGTTCATCGCCAACGACAAGCCCATCGCCGTGCGCTACGACGGCGAGTGGTACTTCCCCGCCTTCAAGCGCTACCCGGAGACCACCTTCGGCGGCGAGTTCCCGCTGGAGGCCAACTACAAAAGCCCGTACATCCGTGAGTTGCTGGCCAAGAAAGACGCCTTCGTGTTGTGGGCGCCGATCCCCTACAGCTACCAGAGCATCAACTACGACCTGAAAGTGCCCGCCCCCGCGCCGCCCTCCACCGACAACCTGCTGGGCACCGACGACCAGGGCCGCGACGTGCTGGCCCGGGTGATCTACGGCTTCCGCATCTCGGTGCTGTTCGCCCTGACGCTGACCATCGCCAGCTCGATCATCGGCGTGATCGCCGGCGCCCTGCAGGGCTTCTACGGCGGCTGGGTCGACCTGGCCGGCCAGCGCTTCTTGGAGATCTGGTCCGGCCTGCCGGTGCTGTACCTGCTGATCATCCTCGCCAGTTTCGTGCAGCCCAACTTCTGGTGGTTGCTGGGCATCATGCTGTTGTTCTCGTGGATGAGCCTGGTGGACGTGGTGCGCGCCGAGTTCCTGCGCGGGCGCAACCTGGAATACGTGCGCGCCGCCCGCGCCCTGGGCATGCGCAACGGCCCGATCATGTACCGGCATATCCTGCCCAACGCGATGATCTCGACCATGACCTTCATGCCGTTCATCCTCACTGGCGCCATAGGCACCCTCACCGCCCTGGACTTCCTCGGCTTCGGCCTGCCCGCCGGCTCCCCCTCGCTGGGCGAGCTGGTGGCCCAGGGCAAGTCCAACCTGCAAGCCCCGTGGCTGGGCATCAGCGCCTTCGCCGTGCTGGCGGTGATGCTGAGCCTGCTGGTATTCATCGGCGAATCCGCCCGC
- a CDS encoding lytic transglycosylase domain-containing protein, whose protein sequence is MSSRSRRTSHSVALTRLAQISALALAATLVGCQSTRQLDEADSVRAHNYQARIKHKPAPLVVKPKEQAPPQDVWERMRQGFALQDGMDVNPRIEQQRLWFASNPSFLENAGERGSLYLHYIVERLEERDMPLELALLPAIESAYNPMAYSRAHAAGMWQFIPSTGRHFNLRQTNFYDGRRDVTASTNAALDYLNRLHDMFNGDWLLALAAYNAGEGTVSRAIERNERLGLPTDYWNLPLPQETRDYVPKLLALSQVVNTPAAYGVNLNPIANEPYFEAVAINDRLDLSRVAAFADIDEDELIQLNPAFKKRMTVDGPQQLLVPTAKAQLLSDRMSNLKPEELVSLQPNKAVFQAALAEAKAPAARSYRVKRGDNLGSIAKANRVSVKQLQSWNRIRGNNLKVGQVLALRGGSAPSAAANRVADSKQRSTQYKVRKGDSYYLVAKRFNVEMKHLKRWNPRTGHALKPGQTLTVYLAR, encoded by the coding sequence ATGTCTTCCCGTAGCCGCAGAACCTCTCATTCGGTCGCCCTGACGCGACTGGCCCAGATCAGTGCATTGGCGCTGGCCGCCACCCTGGTCGGCTGCCAGAGCACCCGTCAGCTCGACGAAGCCGACAGCGTTCGCGCGCACAACTACCAGGCGCGGATCAAGCACAAACCGGCGCCGCTGGTGGTCAAGCCCAAGGAGCAGGCACCGCCGCAGGACGTCTGGGAGCGCATGCGCCAGGGCTTCGCCCTGCAGGACGGCATGGACGTCAACCCGCGCATCGAACAGCAGCGCCTGTGGTTCGCCAGCAACCCGTCGTTCCTCGAGAACGCCGGCGAGCGCGGCAGCCTCTACCTGCACTACATCGTCGAGCGCCTCGAAGAACGCGACATGCCGCTGGAGCTGGCCCTGCTGCCGGCCATCGAGAGCGCCTACAACCCGATGGCCTACTCCCGCGCGCACGCCGCCGGCATGTGGCAGTTCATCCCGTCCACCGGGCGCCACTTCAACCTGCGTCAGACCAACTTCTACGATGGCCGTCGCGACGTCACCGCCTCGACCAACGCCGCGCTGGACTACCTGAACCGCCTGCACGACATGTTCAACGGCGACTGGCTGCTGGCCCTGGCGGCCTACAACGCCGGTGAAGGCACCGTCAGCCGCGCCATCGAGCGCAACGAGCGCCTGGGCCTGCCGACCGACTACTGGAACCTGCCGCTGCCGCAGGAAACCCGCGACTACGTGCCCAAGCTGCTGGCCCTGTCGCAGGTGGTCAACACCCCGGCCGCCTACGGGGTCAACCTGAACCCGATCGCCAACGAGCCGTACTTCGAAGCCGTCGCCATCAACGACCGCCTCGACCTGTCCCGCGTGGCCGCCTTCGCCGACATCGACGAAGACGAACTGATCCAGCTCAACCCCGCTTTCAAGAAGCGCATGACCGTGGACGGTCCGCAGCAACTGCTGGTGCCAACCGCCAAGGCGCAACTGCTGAGCGACCGCATGTCCAACCTCAAGCCCGAGGAACTGGTCAGCCTGCAACCGAACAAGGCCGTGTTCCAGGCCGCCCTGGCCGAGGCCAAGGCGCCTGCGGCGCGCAGCTACCGGGTCAAGCGTGGCGACAACCTGGGCAGCATCGCCAAGGCTAACCGGGTGTCGGTCAAGCAGCTGCAAAGCTGGAACCGCATCCGTGGCAACAACCTCAAGGTCGGCCAGGTCCTGGCCCTGCGTGGCGGCAGCGCGCCGAGCGCGGCGGCCAACCGCGTGGCCGACTCGAAACAGCGCTCCACCCAGTACAAGGTGCGCAAGGGTGACTCGTACTACCTGGTGGCCAAGCGTTTCAACGTCGAGATGAAGCACCTCAAGCGCTGGAATCCACGCACCGGGCATGCGCTAAAGCCAGGCCAGACTCTGACCGTCTACCTGGCGCGCTGA